ACCACCCCCCTCGCGCCCGGCCCCGCAGCGCCACGCTCCATCCGCTGCCGACCTTCCACCTGCCCGATCTGTTGAAGGGGCCTCGTCGCTATGCCCACCCACCGCAGGACCTGCCACCTCACGACGCGCGTGCGCCGCTGGCTCCGTGCGGTCAGCTACCGCGTCCGGCACCGACAGTCACCGAACCGCGCTTCCACCAACCCAGCGCCCCTCCCCGCCCAGCTCGTCCAGCACCCGGTGACACGGCGCTCAGCCGAGGCGATCTCCGTCCTGATCCGCGCGGGCTGGAACATCCACCATCCGCCGTACGGCTATACCACGATGACCGCGGCCGGAGCACACAGCCGCCGCGGAACACCGCGCACCCGCCTCACCCCGGACCCGCGCCGCGCCCCAGTGGTGCAGGCCATCTTCTACTGGCGCGCGGTCACCGGCCTGTCGGTCGAGCACATCACCACCCGCCTCGACGCCGACCACAACCACTACCCACCGCCCGGGACCCACACCTCCTGGCTGCCCACCGCAATCACGGCGATCCTGACCAACATCAAGTACGCCGGATACCAGGCCACCGGCACCCGCGACGAGAACGGAGCATTCCGTCCCGTCAAGCAGTGGGTGCTCTCCGACCAGCCCGCGCACCGCGCCCTCGTCACCCCGACCTTGTTCTGGGCCGCCCAAGATCCCGCGACCAGCGTGCGGCAGGTCCCGCACCGTCTGCTCGCCCCGGTCCCGCGAGCCGCCGCCAACCACAACGAGAAAGAGGTGCCGTGATGGCATCGCGTCCACCGGCCGCGGCGTATTCGGGTGACGAAGGAGAAGGGGTTCCGCGGCGAGTGTGGAAGCCTTTTGAAGTTGCCGCGCAACTAGGTGTGCCGTATGAAACTGTTCTTGGTCTGATCCACGATGGCCATTTGAATGCGTTGAAGGCTGGCAGGTACTACCTGATTCCTGACTTCGAATTCGAACGCTACCTGCACTCGTGTGAGCGATGCTAACGTCAGGTCGATAATTGGATCACTGGAAAACAGTGTGTGCAAATTTTGAGGTTTCATGGGAAGACTTCCTACGCCGGTCGGTGAGCACGGCGAAATCAAGGTCGAGAGACTTCCGAAGAATGCCCGAAGGCAAGTCCACTATCGAGCCTCTGCGTGGTTCAAAATGTCGGACTGGTCGCTAGTGCGAGTCAAGCGCCAGTCACCTATTAAAACTCTGGCGGTCAACGGCCTCAAAGATGCTCTCCGTATAATGTCTCATCGGGCCAGTGATGGAGACATAGACCCGTCTACTCGATTCCAGAAAGTTGCCGAGCTGTATCTCGAAGAACTCAAGGAAGAGTCAGAGCTGGGCAGTGTCTCTCCGAGCACGGTGCGCGTGTATCGGAACGTTCTGAAGAACTGGGCCTACCCGAAACTGGGTAAGCTGCACTGCTACGACGTCATCGTCACTCGATGCAGCAACGCCGTAAGGGAAGCACGACGGAAAGCCAGTTACGACACCGCAAAGACATTGAAATCCGCCCTCTCCGGAGTATGCGACTTCGCAGTCCGGCGCGGAGCGTTGGAACACAATCCGATGCGCGACATCGGACGCATGTCGAGAACCAAGCCAAAGAAAAAAGTCGTAGCACTCGACGCGGCCCAGCGCGTCGATCTTCACGAGAAGCTGGTCGCGTACGGGCAGACGCGGCAAGTTGATGCCTGCGGGCGCTCGCTGGGGCGCCGCGGACAGCTGTGGCGCGACCTGCCAGACCTGATGGAGGTCATGCTTGCCACCGGCGTTCGCATCGGCGAGTGCCTCGCGTTGCTGGGGCCCGACATCGACCTCGACAACAAGACCGTCGCAGTGACGCACCACATCATCCGGGTGGACGAGGTCGGCCTCGTCCGGAGACCACTGCGGAAAGGCAACGAGGACGAACTACTGCTCAAGATCCCTGAGTGGTCCATCCCGGTGTTCCGCCGCCGCAAGGCCACAGCGGGCGACGGGCCTCTCTTCGCGTCGTTTGCGGGGGGCCTTCTCGATCCATCCAACGTGATCAACCGGGTCAGTGAGGCGATGGTGGCCGTCGGGTACGACTGGGTGACCAGCCACGTCTTCCGCAAAACGGTTGGCATGGTTCTTGACGAAGCTGATCGGCCACTCACCGCGATCGCCGACCAGTTGGGCAACAGCCCCGAGGTGGCGAACAAGCACTATCGGAAGGTCCGGACCGCCAACGCCGGCAACGTCGAAGCCCTCGAGGCGATGCTGCCACCCGGCGAGGAATGACCGTCCGAGCCAGTCGGGTTACGTCGCGGCGAAGCGAGCGTGATCGGGCTGACGAAGAGGATCGGTCGCGAGGTCACCTCGGCCGACTCGGAGGCCGATGATGCTTCGAGTCAGGCAACCAGCGCTGATCTGGTCGACGGCGGCCTGACTCAAAGCGA
The sequence above is a segment of the Amycolatopsis sp. 2-15 genome. Coding sequences within it:
- a CDS encoding recombinase family protein produces the protein MTRRSAEAISVLIRAGWNIHHPPYGYTTMTAAGAHSRRGTPRTRLTPDPRRAPVVQAIFYWRAVTGLSVEHITTRLDADHNHYPPPGTHTSWLPTAITAILTNIKYAGYQATGTRDENGAFRPVKQWVLSDQPAHRALVTPTLFWAAQDPATSVRQVPHRLLAPVPRAAANHNEKEVP
- a CDS encoding excisionase family DNA-binding protein, with the translated sequence MASRPPAAAYSGDEGEGVPRRVWKPFEVAAQLGVPYETVLGLIHDGHLNALKAGRYYLIPDFEFERYLHSCERC
- a CDS encoding site-specific integrase; protein product: MSDWSLVRVKRQSPIKTLAVNGLKDALRIMSHRASDGDIDPSTRFQKVAELYLEELKEESELGSVSPSTVRVYRNVLKNWAYPKLGKLHCYDVIVTRCSNAVREARRKASYDTAKTLKSALSGVCDFAVRRGALEHNPMRDIGRMSRTKPKKKVVALDAAQRVDLHEKLVAYGQTRQVDACGRSLGRRGQLWRDLPDLMEVMLATGVRIGECLALLGPDIDLDNKTVAVTHHIIRVDEVGLVRRPLRKGNEDELLLKIPEWSIPVFRRRKATAGDGPLFASFAGGLLDPSNVINRVSEAMVAVGYDWVTSHVFRKTVGMVLDEADRPLTAIADQLGNSPEVANKHYRKVRTANAGNVEALEAMLPPGEE